The Virgibacillus dokdonensis genome includes a window with the following:
- a CDS encoding DNA alkylation repair protein, with the protein MQAPYCCPNCKTNKTRFNKIDQVANPMKMDAQTGEIVETYETNQVETFHIMYQGPKFKIQCAACGVIEDETTFIQYAQYKS; encoded by the coding sequence ATGCAAGCGCCATATTGTTGTCCCAATTGCAAAACAAATAAGACGAGATTTAACAAAATTGATCAAGTAGCAAACCCTATGAAGATGGATGCACAAACGGGAGAAATAGTCGAGACATATGAAACAAATCAAGTGGAAACCTTTCATATCATGTATCAAGGGCCTAAATTTAAAATCCAGTGTGCAGCTTGTGGCGTCATTGAAGATGAAACAACTTTCATTCAATACGCGCAATACAAGTCTTGA
- a CDS encoding glutamate-1-semialdehyde 2,1-aminomutase: protein MNFSTSEALHQEALKHIVGGVNSPSRAYKAVGGGAPVYMEKGEGAYFWDVDGNKYIDYLGAYGPIITGHAHPHIAKAITHAATNGVLYGTPTKLENQFAKMLKQAIPSLEKVRFVNSGTEAVMTTVRVARAYTNRTKIIKFAGCYHGHFDSVLVEAGSGPATLGTPDSAGIPESVAQDVITVPFNNIEALKHALDIWKGQIAAVLVEPIVGNFGIVEPKEGFLQAVNDLTHNAGALVIYDEVITAFRFTYGSSQQIYGIEPDMTAMGKIIGGGLPIGAYGGKKQIMEQVAPLGPAYQAGTMAGNPASMAAGIACLEVLQEDGLYEKLDQLGEKLETGILEKADKYGISISVNRLCGALTVYFGDGEITNYEQAEASDGESFATFFRLMLRQGINLAPSKYEAWFLTIAHTEKDIEETIAAVEKTFQHMQTK, encoded by the coding sequence ATGAATTTTTCAACATCAGAAGCACTTCATCAGGAAGCATTGAAGCATATTGTGGGAGGTGTTAATTCACCATCACGTGCTTATAAAGCAGTTGGAGGCGGCGCACCCGTTTACATGGAAAAAGGGGAAGGCGCTTATTTTTGGGATGTCGACGGTAATAAATATATTGATTATTTAGGGGCTTACGGGCCAATTATTACAGGGCATGCGCACCCACATATTGCCAAAGCGATTACACACGCTGCTACGAATGGTGTGTTATATGGTACACCAACAAAATTAGAGAACCAGTTTGCTAAAATGCTGAAGCAAGCCATTCCTTCGTTGGAAAAAGTGCGTTTTGTCAACTCAGGTACAGAAGCCGTAATGACCACTGTTCGTGTTGCAAGAGCTTATACTAACCGAACAAAAATTATTAAGTTTGCTGGCTGTTACCATGGACATTTTGATTCTGTCCTCGTAGAAGCGGGCTCTGGTCCAGCAACGCTCGGTACACCTGATTCAGCAGGTATCCCGGAATCCGTAGCCCAAGATGTTATTACGGTTCCTTTTAATAACATAGAAGCGTTGAAACATGCTTTAGATATTTGGAAAGGCCAAATAGCAGCTGTGCTTGTTGAACCTATCGTTGGAAATTTTGGGATTGTAGAGCCTAAGGAAGGCTTTCTCCAAGCTGTCAACGACCTTACACACAATGCTGGAGCCCTCGTTATTTATGACGAAGTAATTACTGCATTTCGCTTTACATATGGAAGCTCTCAGCAAATATATGGTATTGAACCTGATATGACAGCTATGGGTAAAATCATTGGTGGTGGTCTACCAATTGGTGCATATGGCGGTAAAAAACAGATCATGGAACAAGTAGCTCCGCTTGGCCCTGCTTACCAAGCGGGAACGATGGCTGGAAATCCAGCTTCCATGGCAGCTGGAATAGCATGTCTAGAAGTACTACAAGAAGATGGCCTTTACGAAAAGCTTGATCAGCTTGGTGAAAAGTTGGAAACGGGAATTTTAGAGAAAGCTGACAAATACGGTATTTCCATTTCGGTCAATCGACTTTGCGGAGCCCTTACCGTATATTTTGGTGATGGCGAGATTACCAATTATGAGCAAGCTGAGGCTAGCGATGGAGAAAGCTTTGCAACATTTTTCCGCCTCATGCTTCGCCAAGGAATTAACCTAGCCCCATCAAAATATGAAGCTTGGTTCTTAACCATTGCACATACGGAAAAAGATATTGAGGAAACAATCGCGGCTGTAGAGAAAACATTTCAACACATGCAAACGAAATAA